A portion of the Physeter macrocephalus isolate SW-GA chromosome 15, ASM283717v5, whole genome shotgun sequence genome contains these proteins:
- the SCX gene encoding basic helix-loop-helix transcription factor scleraxis: protein MSFAMLRSAPPGRYLYPEVSPLSEDEDRGSESSGSDEKPCRVHAARCGLQGARRRAGGRRAGGGGPGPGGRPGREPRQRHTANARERDRTNSVNTAFTALRTLIPTEPADRKLSKIETLRLASSYISHLGNVLLVGEACGDGQPCHSGPAFFHAARSGSPPPPPPPPPARDGENAQPKQICTFCLSNQRKLSKDRDRKTAIRS from the exons ATGTCCTTCGCGATGCTGCGCTCGGCACCGCCCGGCCGCTACCTGTACCCCGAGGTGAGCCCGCTGTCGGAGGACGAGGACCGCGGCAGCGAGAGTTCGGGCTCCGACGAGAAGCCCTGCCGCGTGCACGCGGCGCGCTGCGGCCTCCAGGGCGCCCGGAGACGGGCCGGGGGCcggcgggcggggggcggcggccCGGGGCCTGGGGGGCGGCCGGGCCGCGAGCCCCGACAGCGGCACACGGCGAACGCGCGCGAGCGGGACCGGACGAACAGCGTGAACACGGCCTTCACGGCGCTGCGCACGCTCATCCCCACCGAGCCGGCCGACCGCAAGCTCTCCAAGATCGAGACCCTGCGCCTGGCCTCCAGCTACATCTCGCACCTGGGCAACGTgctgctggtgggtgaggccTGCGGCGACGGGCAACCCTGCCACTCGGGGCCCGCCTTCTTCCACGCGGCGCGCTCTGGCAGCCCtccacccccgccgcccccgccccccgcccgcgaCGGCGAGAACGCCCAGCCCAAACAGATCTGCACCTTCTGCCTCAGCAACCAAAGAAAGTTG AGCAAGGACCGAGACAGAAAGACGGCGATTCGGAGTTAG